From Bosea sp. NBC_00550, the proteins below share one genomic window:
- a CDS encoding ABC transporter permease yields the protein MPAVFAIEPDPAVLATRRWSRRRAVLRALRHRSLSLGLVICTVLAFLAFILPLLITIDPVAQDPMATFSPPTAVHVMGTDAFGRDLLARVLIGARTTILASLSVVLLGAFAGTAVGLVAGYFGGALGFGIMRLIDLLLAFPGILLALTVTAILGPGLVNGVFAIAAILVPVFARLVEGATVEVRNLPYVEAARCAGASQARIILRYILPNVMSGIIVLTTTWLGIAALWITALGFIGLGVQPPTPELGAILNDGQNYIILAWWITVFPGLFLSLFVVGVNLVGDGLRDELDPTLNRG from the coding sequence ATGCCCGCTGTTTTCGCAATCGAGCCCGATCCCGCCGTGCTCGCTACCCGTCGTTGGTCGCGCCGCCGCGCCGTGCTGCGCGCGCTTCGTCACCGCAGCCTCTCGCTCGGTCTCGTCATTTGCACGGTGCTGGCGTTCCTCGCCTTCATCCTGCCGCTCCTCATCACGATCGACCCGGTCGCGCAGGATCCGATGGCGACCTTCTCACCGCCGACCGCGGTTCACGTCATGGGAACCGACGCCTTCGGACGCGACCTGCTGGCTCGCGTGCTGATCGGCGCACGCACAACAATTCTGGCGAGCCTGTCCGTGGTCCTGCTCGGCGCCTTCGCCGGCACGGCCGTCGGGCTCGTCGCCGGCTATTTCGGCGGCGCACTCGGCTTCGGCATCATGCGCCTGATCGACCTTTTGCTCGCCTTCCCCGGCATTCTGCTGGCGCTGACCGTCACCGCGATTCTCGGACCCGGCCTGGTCAACGGCGTCTTCGCGATCGCCGCGATCCTCGTCCCGGTCTTCGCGCGGCTCGTCGAAGGCGCCACCGTCGAGGTGCGCAACCTGCCCTATGTCGAGGCGGCCCGCTGCGCCGGCGCGTCCCAGGCGCGGATCATCCTTCGCTACATCCTGCCGAATGTGATGTCGGGCATCATCGTGCTGACCACGACCTGGCTCGGCATCGCCGCGCTTTGGATCACCGCGCTCGGCTTCATCGGCCTGGGCGTCCAGCCTCCCACGCCCGAGCTCGGCGCGATCCTGAACGACGGCCAGAACTACATCATACTTGCCTGGTGGATCACGGTCTTTCCGGGACTCTTTCTGTCGCTCTTTGTCGTCGGCGTCAATCTGGTCGGCGACGGTCTGCGAGACGAACTCGACCCGACGCTCAATCGCGGCTGA